In one window of Pseudopipra pipra isolate bDixPip1 chromosome 27, bDixPip1.hap1, whole genome shotgun sequence DNA:
- the ADAMTSL5 gene encoding ADAMTS-like protein 5 isoform X1, whose protein sequence is MPDRAGSPPLAAAGTPSRDGAAGTPRTRGCMAGGGCGGRPVLRGAPPGAGCRRPWRLLLLAWLSLVGTAQDPALGTPARVPEPPAPARPRRQPARGTWGSWGPWSSCSSSCGDGVALRTRRCQRTPGEEPCTGDPRQYRLCQLQGCPSGSVPFRAMQCSLYDNKPVLGTSARYRWVPFHGAPNLCDLNCLAEGHNFYYSFGRVLDGTRCGPGSPDLCVGGRCLSVGCDGILGSGPRPDACGHCDSGSCVFVHRLFQGSDPSSGYFGYMNVTKIPAGATHIKVTDKSRNYLALMTSDGRYVLNGDWAIAWPGPYEAAGTRLTYTRAPDGTESLEAPGPTDQDLHVMPCPCPPGPAAGAQPWHRVRVLAAPRAPPARPWGHQPPAAAPAPGGRQPPAPGAPAHPGPCTAPPAWGLCNGATTEEPPRLEPGWGCCRAMREVPPGQGTFPAHPALLPERLRVPRADRGAALGGAGDALRGGGEGAVPAALAAGVPGVPVGAQHLRVPPAAGGRRVRADGAAAREPRAHPEPHPAAGRRLRPALDAPRGPAGAGGGAALPPAPAALSPPGPSAPRDGTPRASPALLPCTDPSPGCGWTPRDPPSHPGGSRRPWGPCGSGVGVGGEGGW, encoded by the exons ATGCCCGATCGTGCCGGGTCCCCCCCTCTCGCCGCCGCCGGGACGCCGAGCCGGGACGGAGCCGCCGGGACGCCGCGGACGAGGGGCTGCATGGccggggggggctgtgggggccGCCCCGTCCTCCGCGGGGCACCCCCCGGCGCTGG gtgCCGGCGGCCGTGGCGGCTCCTgctcctggcctggctcagccTGGTTGGCACGGCACAG gacccagccctgggcacaccAGCGAGGGTCCCCGAGCCCCCGGCCCCTGCTCGGCCCCGCCGGCAGCCGGCCCgggggacctgggggtcctggggcccctggagctcctgctccagctcctgcggGGACGGGGTCGCCCTTCGCACCCGGAGGTGCCAGCG GACCCCCGGGGAGGAGCCGTGCACGGGGGACCCGCGGCAGTACCggctctgccagctccag GGCTGTCCCAGCGGCTCCGTGCCCTTCCGGGCCATGCAGTGCTCCCTCTACGACAACAAGCCCGTCCTGGGCACCTCCGCCCGGTACCGCTGGGTTCCCTTCCACGGAG CCCCCAACCTCTGCGACCTCAACTGCCTGGCCGAGGGGCACAACTTCTACTACAGCTTCGGGCGGGTGCTGGACGGGACCCGCTGCGGCCCCGGCTCCCCGGACCTGTGTGTCGGCGGGCGCTGCCTG AGCGTGGGCTGTGACGGGATCCTGGGCTCGGGCCCCCGCCCCGACGCCTGCGGCCACTGCGACAGCGGCTCCTGCGTCTTCGTGCACCGGCTGTTCCAGGGCTCGGACCCCTCCTCCG GATATTTTGGGTACATGAATGTGACCAAGATCCCGGCCGGGGCCACCCACATCAAGGTGACGGACAAGAGCCGCAACTACCTGG CGCTGATGACGAGTGACGGGCGCTACGTGCTCAACGGGGACTGGGCCATCGCCTGGCCGGGGCCCTACGAGGCCGCCGGCACCCGCCTCACCTACACCCGCGCCCCCGACGGCACCGAGAGCCTGGAGGCGCCCGGGCCCACCGACCAGGACCTGCACGTGATG ccctgcccctgccccccaggtcctgctgcaggagcccaaCCCTGGCATCGAGTACGAGTTCTGGCTGCCCCACGGGCACCCCCAGCCCGGCCATGGGGACACCAGCCCCCtgcggcagccccagccccggggggcCGGCAGCCCCCCGCCCCAGGAGCCCCCGCTCACCCCGGCCCCTGCACGgcccccccagcctgggggcTCTGCAACGGAGCCACCACCGAGGAGCCCCCCAGGCTGGAGCCAGGATGGGGGTGCTGCAG GGCGATGCGGGAGGTGCCACCCGGCCAAGGGACGTTCCCAGCGCATCCGGCACTTCTGCCAGAGCGACTTCG TGTTCCACGGGCGGATCGTGGCGCAGCGCTTGGTGGGGCGGGAGACGCGCTACGAGGTGGAGGTGAAGGCGCCGTTCCGGCAGCGCTCGCCGCTGGTGTCCCGGGAGTACCTGTGGGTGCCCAACACCTGCGGGTGCCCCCCGCTGCGGGAGGGCGGCGAGTACGTGCTGATGGCGCGGCGGCACGTGAACCACGAGCACACCCTGAACCGCATCCTGCTGCAGGACGGCGGCTACGCCCGGCCCTGGACGCCCCGCGAGGCCCGGCTGGTGCGGGAGGCGGCGCGGCactgcccccagccccggccgccctgagcccccccggccccagcgccccccgggaCGGGACCCCGAGGGCGAGCCCGGCGCTCCTGCCGTGCACCGACCCCTCCCCTGGCTGTGGATggacccccagggaccccccgtCCCACCCTGGGGGATCTCGCCGTCCGTGGGGTCCGTGTGGCAGCGGCGTTGGGGTGGGGGGTGAAGGAGGGTggtaa